A DNA window from Drosophila virilis strain 15010-1051.87 chromosome 4, Dvir_AGI_RSII-ME, whole genome shotgun sequence contains the following coding sequences:
- the qua gene encoding villin-like protein quail isoform X1, with amino-acid sequence MELTLSPKETEVRPNTIPDLKVDATFRKLPKQAVSFALWKIDEDHLEAVARPQYGTFYDNCAYIIYASNLVGHYANHETITREQKPNVPLERYIHYWLGSNVTEQNRSNVVHKIQELDSYLGNVASIYRETQNHESARFLSYFKNGYDVLSGALINSTQKTRLFQLYGRKWLRAVELSDVDWTHFNSDYIMVLLTDAVTFVWIGRSSAAIERRSALAWVQRQRKDGQLCIVDDGYEQSMSAEHKELWNTVLPLQQRMVYQARQQGNDYECSNKGDANGNKFRIYKCNQRGRLHLDQLDVGMPTKDDLSDAHGVYLLDNFGQSIWLWVGAQATQADALTAMGNGRAFVKKKKYPNSTLVVRVLEGREPVEFKRLFGNWLTVWQDNTRGHKPVSTKFGKLDAVLLGERPKMAADTQLVDDGRGERILYRIFGDQLEELPAAKAVVFTTNASYVVKYTVQCATVVPADLASVGIKSIIYQWNGSEASAETIAKADSFAMTSFETLKEPGMFVQLYEFDETPHFLQLFEGKLIIMRGQRSELLHSNNNMNWDFKTNIMLETFLLKIYGDASYNAKAVEEHPLSSISSKDCYAIKTNHVWVWCGQSSTGDAREMAKAVGALLGESSLVLEGKESKDFWQSVAMYFNQTLVINGQSCASSTTSSSSSGAGSMCNGSSNGVGGNISPTLSNNCYLNTTVPIKPRPPVQLFLVWWEKTHLRCEEILGFEQQDLSADCTYILDTGTLAYVWLGAQARSQERERYTSIAQSYVQNAPFGRRSATALAVVRQHEEPNVFKGFFETWDNERGKNFLTYEQMRQELGTVAPSNGLKEGSALLLNNNQKDFDGHKKYPLPVLVQEMDMLPPEINPLRREVHLTHDDFVSVFKMSFYEFDELPKWKKQELKKLYKLF; translated from the exons ATGGAGCTAACGTTGTCGCCAAAAGAAACG GAGGTGCGTCCAAACACGATACCCGACCTCAAGGTGGATGCCACATTCCGCAAGCTGCCCAAGCAGGCCGTTAGCTTTGCACTTTGGAAAATTGACGAGGATCACCTGGAGGCAGTGGCACGACCACAATATGGCACCTTCTATGACAACTGTGCCTACATCATCTACGCATCCAATCTCGTCGGACACTATGCCAACCACGAGACTATC ACGCGCGAGCAGAAACCGAATGTGCCGCTAGAGCGCTATATACACTACTGGCTGGGCAGCAATGTTACCGAGCAGAATCGCTCCAATGTGGTGCACAAAATCCAGGAGCTCGACTCGTATCTGGGCAATGTGGCGTCCATTTATCGCGAAACACAGAATCATGAGAGCGCACGTTTCTTGTCCTACTTCAAAAATGGCTATGA TGTGCTCTCCGGCGCTTTGATCAATTCAACGCAAAAGACGCGTCTCTTTCAGTTGTACGGACGCAAATGGTTACGGGCCGTTGAGCTGTCCGACGTAGACTGGACGCACTTCAATTCGGATTACATCATGGTACTGCTAACGGATGCCGTGACATTTGTGTGGATTGGACGCTCCAGTGCGGCAATTGAGCGGCGCAGCGCCTTGGCCTGGGTGCAGCGGCAGCGCAAGGACGGCCAGCTGTGCATTGTGGATGATGGCTACGAGCAGTCCATGAGCGCCGAGCATAAGGAGCTGTGGAATACGGTattgccgctgcagcagcgcatgGTCTATCAGGCACGCCAGCAGGGCAACGATTACGAGTGCAGCAACAAGGGCGATGCCAATGGCAACAAGTTTCGCATCTACAAATGCAATCAACGTGGACGTCTCCATTTGGACCAGCTGGACGTTGGCATGCCCACCAAGGATGATCTGAGCGATGCGCATGGTGTTTATTTGCTGGACAATTTCGGACAGAGCATTTGGTTGTGGGTGGGCGCACAGGCAACGCAGGCGGATGCCCTTACAGCCATGGGCAATGGACGCGCCTTtgtcaagaagaagaaatatcCGAATAGCACGCTGGTGGTGCGTGTGCTGGAGGGTCGTGAACCCGTTGAGTTTAAGCGTCTGTTCGGCAACTGGCTGACCGTCTGGCAGGACAATACACGCGGTCACAAGCCCGTCTCCACCAAGTTTGGCAAATTGGATGCGGTTCTGCTGGGCGAACGCCCCAAAATGGCCGCCGATACCCAACTGGTGGACGATGGACGTGGCGAACGCATTCTGTATCGCATATTCGGCGACCAGCTGGAGGAGCTGCCAGCCGCAAAAGCTGTGGTGTTCACCACCAACGCCTCCTATGTGGTCAAGTACACGGTCCAG TGCGCGACCGTTGTGCCCGCTGATCTGGCCTCCGTGGGCATTAAGAGCATCATCTACCAGTGGAATGGCTCAGAGGCGTCTGCCGAAACAATAGCGAAGGCCGATAGCTTTGCCATGACCAGCTTCGAGACACTGAAAGAGCCCGGCATGTTTGTGCAACTTTACGAGTTCGATGAGACGCCGCATTTCTTGCAGCTTTTCGAGGGCAAACTAATCATCATGCGTGGGCAGCGCAGCGAGCTGTTGCATTCCAATAACAATATGAACTGGGACTTCAAGACGAACATCATGCTGGAGACATTTTTGCTGAAGATCTATGGCGATGCCAGCTACAATGCCAAGGCAGTGGAGGAGCATCCGCTATCATCGATTAGCTCCAAGGATTGCTATGCCATCAAGACGAATCATGTGTGGGTCTGGTGCGGCCAGAGCAGCACGGGCGATGCACGTGAAATGGCCAAAGCAGTCGGCGCCCTGCTGGGCGAGAGCTCACTGGTGCTGGAGGGCAAGGAAAGCAAGGATTTCTGGCAATCGGTCGCCATGTATTTCAATCAGACGCTGGTCATCAATGGCCAGTCGTGCGCCAGCAGCacaacgagcagcagcagcagcggcgccggCAGCATgtgcaacggcagcagcaacggcgtCGGCGGCAACATTTCGCCCACATTGAGCAACAATTGTTATCTGAACACCACTGTGCCGATCAAGCCGCGTCCGCCAGTGCAGCTCTTTTTGGTCTGGTGGGAGAAGACCCATTTGCGTTGCGAGGAAATATTGGGCTTTGAGCAACAGGATCTCAGCGCAGATTGCACCTACATTCTCGACACGGGCACCTTGGCATATGTGTGGCTCGGCGCCCAGGCGCGCAGCCAGGAACGTGAGCGATACACATCTATTGCGCAGAGCTATGTGCAGAATGCACCATTCGGACGACGCTCAGCTACGGCTTTGGCTGTAGTGCGGCAACATGAGGAGCCCAACGTGTTCAAGGGCTTCTTTGAGACATGGGACAATGAGCGCGGCAAG AATTTCCTCACCTATGAGCAGATGCGCCAGGAACTGGGCACCGTAGCGCCCAGCAACGGTCTAAAGGAGGGTTCCGCTTTATTGCTTAACAACAACCAAAAGGATTTCGAtgggcacaaaaagtatccATTGCCGGTGCTGGTGCAGGAAATGGATATGCTGCCCCCCGAAATCAATCCGCTGCGGCGTGAG GTACACCTAACGCATGATGATTTTGTTTCTGTCTTTAAAATGTCCTTCTATGAATTCGATGAGCTGCCCAAATGGAAAAAGCAGGAACTCAAGAAGctctataaattattttaa
- the qua gene encoding villin-like protein quail isoform X2: MPPFNFIKQEVRPNTIPDLKVDATFRKLPKQAVSFALWKIDEDHLEAVARPQYGTFYDNCAYIIYASNLVGHYANHETITREQKPNVPLERYIHYWLGSNVTEQNRSNVVHKIQELDSYLGNVASIYRETQNHESARFLSYFKNGYDVLSGALINSTQKTRLFQLYGRKWLRAVELSDVDWTHFNSDYIMVLLTDAVTFVWIGRSSAAIERRSALAWVQRQRKDGQLCIVDDGYEQSMSAEHKELWNTVLPLQQRMVYQARQQGNDYECSNKGDANGNKFRIYKCNQRGRLHLDQLDVGMPTKDDLSDAHGVYLLDNFGQSIWLWVGAQATQADALTAMGNGRAFVKKKKYPNSTLVVRVLEGREPVEFKRLFGNWLTVWQDNTRGHKPVSTKFGKLDAVLLGERPKMAADTQLVDDGRGERILYRIFGDQLEELPAAKAVVFTTNASYVVKYTVQCATVVPADLASVGIKSIIYQWNGSEASAETIAKADSFAMTSFETLKEPGMFVQLYEFDETPHFLQLFEGKLIIMRGQRSELLHSNNNMNWDFKTNIMLETFLLKIYGDASYNAKAVEEHPLSSISSKDCYAIKTNHVWVWCGQSSTGDAREMAKAVGALLGESSLVLEGKESKDFWQSVAMYFNQTLVINGQSCASSTTSSSSSGAGSMCNGSSNGVGGNISPTLSNNCYLNTTVPIKPRPPVQLFLVWWEKTHLRCEEILGFEQQDLSADCTYILDTGTLAYVWLGAQARSQERERYTSIAQSYVQNAPFGRRSATALAVVRQHEEPNVFKGFFETWDNERGKNFLTYEQMRQELGTVAPSNGLKEGSALLLNNNQKDFDGHKKYPLPVLVQEMDMLPPEINPLRREVHLTHDDFVSVFKMSFYEFDELPKWKKQELKKLYKLF; this comes from the exons GAGGTGCGTCCAAACACGATACCCGACCTCAAGGTGGATGCCACATTCCGCAAGCTGCCCAAGCAGGCCGTTAGCTTTGCACTTTGGAAAATTGACGAGGATCACCTGGAGGCAGTGGCACGACCACAATATGGCACCTTCTATGACAACTGTGCCTACATCATCTACGCATCCAATCTCGTCGGACACTATGCCAACCACGAGACTATC ACGCGCGAGCAGAAACCGAATGTGCCGCTAGAGCGCTATATACACTACTGGCTGGGCAGCAATGTTACCGAGCAGAATCGCTCCAATGTGGTGCACAAAATCCAGGAGCTCGACTCGTATCTGGGCAATGTGGCGTCCATTTATCGCGAAACACAGAATCATGAGAGCGCACGTTTCTTGTCCTACTTCAAAAATGGCTATGA TGTGCTCTCCGGCGCTTTGATCAATTCAACGCAAAAGACGCGTCTCTTTCAGTTGTACGGACGCAAATGGTTACGGGCCGTTGAGCTGTCCGACGTAGACTGGACGCACTTCAATTCGGATTACATCATGGTACTGCTAACGGATGCCGTGACATTTGTGTGGATTGGACGCTCCAGTGCGGCAATTGAGCGGCGCAGCGCCTTGGCCTGGGTGCAGCGGCAGCGCAAGGACGGCCAGCTGTGCATTGTGGATGATGGCTACGAGCAGTCCATGAGCGCCGAGCATAAGGAGCTGTGGAATACGGTattgccgctgcagcagcgcatgGTCTATCAGGCACGCCAGCAGGGCAACGATTACGAGTGCAGCAACAAGGGCGATGCCAATGGCAACAAGTTTCGCATCTACAAATGCAATCAACGTGGACGTCTCCATTTGGACCAGCTGGACGTTGGCATGCCCACCAAGGATGATCTGAGCGATGCGCATGGTGTTTATTTGCTGGACAATTTCGGACAGAGCATTTGGTTGTGGGTGGGCGCACAGGCAACGCAGGCGGATGCCCTTACAGCCATGGGCAATGGACGCGCCTTtgtcaagaagaagaaatatcCGAATAGCACGCTGGTGGTGCGTGTGCTGGAGGGTCGTGAACCCGTTGAGTTTAAGCGTCTGTTCGGCAACTGGCTGACCGTCTGGCAGGACAATACACGCGGTCACAAGCCCGTCTCCACCAAGTTTGGCAAATTGGATGCGGTTCTGCTGGGCGAACGCCCCAAAATGGCCGCCGATACCCAACTGGTGGACGATGGACGTGGCGAACGCATTCTGTATCGCATATTCGGCGACCAGCTGGAGGAGCTGCCAGCCGCAAAAGCTGTGGTGTTCACCACCAACGCCTCCTATGTGGTCAAGTACACGGTCCAG TGCGCGACCGTTGTGCCCGCTGATCTGGCCTCCGTGGGCATTAAGAGCATCATCTACCAGTGGAATGGCTCAGAGGCGTCTGCCGAAACAATAGCGAAGGCCGATAGCTTTGCCATGACCAGCTTCGAGACACTGAAAGAGCCCGGCATGTTTGTGCAACTTTACGAGTTCGATGAGACGCCGCATTTCTTGCAGCTTTTCGAGGGCAAACTAATCATCATGCGTGGGCAGCGCAGCGAGCTGTTGCATTCCAATAACAATATGAACTGGGACTTCAAGACGAACATCATGCTGGAGACATTTTTGCTGAAGATCTATGGCGATGCCAGCTACAATGCCAAGGCAGTGGAGGAGCATCCGCTATCATCGATTAGCTCCAAGGATTGCTATGCCATCAAGACGAATCATGTGTGGGTCTGGTGCGGCCAGAGCAGCACGGGCGATGCACGTGAAATGGCCAAAGCAGTCGGCGCCCTGCTGGGCGAGAGCTCACTGGTGCTGGAGGGCAAGGAAAGCAAGGATTTCTGGCAATCGGTCGCCATGTATTTCAATCAGACGCTGGTCATCAATGGCCAGTCGTGCGCCAGCAGCacaacgagcagcagcagcagcggcgccggCAGCATgtgcaacggcagcagcaacggcgtCGGCGGCAACATTTCGCCCACATTGAGCAACAATTGTTATCTGAACACCACTGTGCCGATCAAGCCGCGTCCGCCAGTGCAGCTCTTTTTGGTCTGGTGGGAGAAGACCCATTTGCGTTGCGAGGAAATATTGGGCTTTGAGCAACAGGATCTCAGCGCAGATTGCACCTACATTCTCGACACGGGCACCTTGGCATATGTGTGGCTCGGCGCCCAGGCGCGCAGCCAGGAACGTGAGCGATACACATCTATTGCGCAGAGCTATGTGCAGAATGCACCATTCGGACGACGCTCAGCTACGGCTTTGGCTGTAGTGCGGCAACATGAGGAGCCCAACGTGTTCAAGGGCTTCTTTGAGACATGGGACAATGAGCGCGGCAAG AATTTCCTCACCTATGAGCAGATGCGCCAGGAACTGGGCACCGTAGCGCCCAGCAACGGTCTAAAGGAGGGTTCCGCTTTATTGCTTAACAACAACCAAAAGGATTTCGAtgggcacaaaaagtatccATTGCCGGTGCTGGTGCAGGAAATGGATATGCTGCCCCCCGAAATCAATCCGCTGCGGCGTGAG GTACACCTAACGCATGATGATTTTGTTTCTGTCTTTAAAATGTCCTTCTATGAATTCGATGAGCTGCCCAAATGGAAAAAGCAGGAACTCAAGAAGctctataaattattttaa
- the LOC116651609 gene encoding uncharacterized protein, with the protein MDDCEIIGIILEFIGEVLFGCKLKMNPNPI; encoded by the coding sequence ATGGACGATTGTGAAATTATTGGCATTATATTAGAATTTATAGGCGAAGTGTTGTTCGGTTGTAAGTTAAAGATGAATCCCAATCCAATATAA
- the LOC6627987 gene encoding mitochondrial inner membrane protease ATP23 homolog, producing MDFLTQVWTKAATTTDAVPPAVVLPDAKPVEDTNTTKAVKDSAPPNKERKEWGYDLYPERRGEAFKPKWTRVLFGLEGQENIDRYKCEQNVYWCVKNGPLVKLMMGALRSSGCPMDLRRHISCEVCDPSVTGGYDPLLNQIVVCQNMAKNKSMVHGVLTHEMIHMFDYCNNDLDFRNVDHLACTEIRAANLAHCSFLSAMMQGDASPFNIKEAHQNCVKSKALASVLAVRNITHEQAVAAVERVFPKCYADLEPIGRRIRRNSTDQQKAFMEAPMYGYDVY from the exons ATGGATTTTCTGACACAAGTATGGACCAAGGCAGCAACTACAACGGACGCAGTGCCTCCAGCTGTGGTGCTGCCGGATGCCAAACCCGTGGAGGACACAAACACCACAAAAGCAGTCAAAGACTCAGCGCCACCCAACAAAGAGCGCAAGGAATGGGGTTATGATCTCTATCCGGAGCGTCGAGGTGAAGCCTTCAAGCCCAAATGGACACGCGTGTTGTTCGGCCTCGAGGGTCAGGAGAACATCGATCGCTACAAGTGCGAACAGAACGTCTATTGGTGCGTTAAGAATGGTCCGCTCGTGAAGCTAATGATGGGCGCACTGCGCAGCTCCGGCTGCCCAATGGATCTGCGGCGACACATCTCCTGCGAAGTGTGCGATCCCAGTGTTACCGGCGGCTACGATCCACTGCTCAATCAGATTGTTGTCTGTCAGAATATGGCCAAAAATAAGAGCATGGTGCATGGCGTGCTGACGCACGAAATGATACATATGTTTGACTATTGCAATAACGACTTGGACTTTCGCAATGTGGATCACTTGGCGTGCACAGAAATACGTGCCGCCAACCTGGCACATTGCTCGTTTTTGAGCGCCATGATGCAGGGCGATGCATCGCCATTTAACATCAAGGAGGCGCATCAG AACTGTGTCAAATCCAAAGCATTGGCCTCGGTGCTAGCTGTGCGTAACATAACCCACGAGCAAGCCGTGGCTGCGGTCGAGCGCGTCTTTCCCAAATGCTATGCGGATCTGGAGCCCATCGGGCGACGAATACGCCGCAATTCAACGGATCAGCAAAAGGCGTTCATGGAGGCGCCCATGTATGGCTATGATGTATATTAG
- the GCS2beta gene encoding glucosidase 2 subunit beta, with amino-acid sequence MRETNLELILLAILTYTLNAVQCGEVPRPRGVSLAKAALYQPQADGKWSCLDGSKTIPFTQVNDDYCDCADGSDEPGTSACPLAQFHCTNKGHQPVEIPSSLVQDGICDCCDGSDELPAVGCANTCIELGAAAAIKRRNEAELHKRGAEKRQEMISRGKQMKADRAARRSELNARIKEQESLKVEKEQLKQNAEALETEAVEAFKEQQRELDAETAQAEQEPQQMRVEASLSFVRYDTNKDGFVEVTELMVDMNLDRDRNGVVTVEEARYFLDERDRMDLDAFVTLAWPRIKPLKMLADGLFQPPKAPAEEEELPQAADVEGAELHNPEPSEEQADMETGAAGEEEDDGEDDEDQYDDEEPDVGVGEATPEVETTTAAPAYDPETQRLIEQANEARNAYEEVARQIREIEHEVKEIDEQEGKDYGPHEEWAVMDGECYTYEDREYVYTLCPFDRVSQKPRNGGAETTLGRWDQWIGEGASKYSRQKYTQGAACWNGPQRSAIINIKCAMEPRITAVSEPNRCEYYYEFETPAACDSDAYTASAQSMHDEL; translated from the exons ATGCGTGAAACAAATCTAGAGTTAATATTACTAGCAATATTAACATATACCTTAAACGCAGTTCAATGCGGTGAAGTGCCACGTCCACGCGGTGTTTCACTAGCAAAGGCGGCCCTGTATCAGCCACAGGCGGATGGCAAATGGAGCTGCCTGGATGGAAGCAAAACGATACCATTTACACAGGTAAATGATGATTACTGTGATTGCGCCGATGGCAGCGATGAGCCGGGCACTTCAGCCTGCCCACTGGCGCAGTTCCACTGCACCAACAAGGGTCATCAGCCTGTGGAAATACCCAGTTCCCTGGTCCAGGATGGCATCTGTGATTGTTGTGATGGCAGTGATGAGTTGCCCGCGGTGGGCTGTGCCAACACCTGCATCGAGCTGGGCGCCGCTGCGGCCATAAAACGTCGCAACGAAGCAGAACTGCACAAGCGGGGTGCCGAGAAACGGCAGGAGATGATATCGCGCGGTAAACAAATGAAGGCGGATCGTGCGGCACGTCGTTCCGAGTTGAATGCGCGGATTAAGGAGCAAGAGTCTTTGAAGGTCGAGAAGGAGCAGCTCAAACAGAACGCTGAAGCTCTGGAAACTGAAGCGGTAGAGGCTTTCAAGGAGCAACAACGTGAACTGGATGCAGAGACGGCGCAGGCGGAACAGGAGCCACAGCAAATGCGCGTTGAGGCATCCCTTAGCTTTGTGCGCTACGATACCAACAAGGATGGCTTCGTGGAGGTAACCGAGCTGATGGTGGACATGAACCTGGACCGCGATCGCAATGGCGTTGTGACCGTGGAGGAGGCCAGATACTTCCTGGATGAACGTGATCGAATGGATTTGGATGCCTTCGTTACTCTAGCTTGGCCGCGAATTAAGCCACTGAAAATGCTAGCTGATGGTTTGTTCCAGCCGCCGAAGGCGCCCGCTGAAGAGGAGGAGCTGCCTCAGGCGGCGGACGTGGAGGGCGCTGAACTGCACAATCCAGAGCCAAGTGAGG AACAAGCGGACATGGAAACTGGTGCTGCCggcgaagaagaagacgaTGGCGAAGATGATGAGGACCAGTACGACGACGAAGAGCCCGATGTGGGCGTTGGTGAAGCAACACCCGAAGTTGAGACAACTACAGCGGCACCGGCCTACGATCCGGAAACACAGCGTCTCATTGAGCAGGCCAACGAGGCGCGCAATGCGTACGAGGAGGTGGCACGTCAAATACGCGAAATCGAACACGAAGTCAAGGAGATTGACGAGCAGGAGGGCAAGGACTATGGCCCGCACGAGGAGTGGGCGGTGATGGATGGCGAGTGCTATACGTATGAGGATCGCGAATATGTCTACACGCTCTGCCCCTTCGATCGTGTCTCGCAAAAGCCTCGCAACGGCGGCGCCGAAACCACTTTGGGCCGTTGGGATCAATGGATTGGCGAAGGCGCCAGCAAATATAGCCGGCAAAAGTACACGCAAGGCGCTGCCTGCTGGAACGGACCACAACGCTCCGCCATAATCAATATCAAATGCGCAATGGAACCACGCATTACCGCGGTCAGCGAGCCGAATCGTTGTGAATACTACTACGAATTTGAGACGCCCGCTGCCTGCGATAGCGATGCCTACACTGCCTCCGCACAGAGCATGCACGACGAGCTTTAA
- the Lamtor3 gene encoding ragulator complex protein LAMTOR3 homolog encodes MSDDIKKYFNGLLQKVSGLYVIQITDRDGVPLLRVSHSQEKNVDFALMPSFIPTFTTACDQASKLGLGRNKTIISMYSNYQVVQMNKLPLILTFVGAEDCNTGHILALEHQVDGYLEDIKLAVTEP; translated from the exons ATGTCCGACGACATAAAAAAGTATTTCAACGGTCTGCTGCAGAA GGTCAGCGGCCTCTACGTCATACAGATAACGGACCGAGATGGCGTGCCGCTGCTACGAGTTAGCCACAGTCAGGAGAAGAATGTGGACTTTGCATTAATGCCATCATTCATACCCACATTTACCACAGCCTGCGATCAGGCCAGCAAACTGGGCCTGGGACgcaataaaacaattatatCAATGTATTCCAACTATcag GTCGTCCAAATGAACAAATTGCCGCTGATTTTAACATTCGTTGGCGCTGAAGATTGCAACACGGGCCATATATTGGCACTTGAGCATCAGGTGGATGGCTATCTGGAGGACATAAAACTGGCCGTTACGGAGCCATAG
- the fws gene encoding conserved oligomeric Golgi complex subunit 5: MVSNMMAASATNASKDKSVLDGAVADDDYTSAMSHLTIGVQIQELSKRLQNTTEELHQQVRDKHGALLQQATHAGRFDAALNSLAEDVQRVRATGHRLKSQVDNQYQLVENQTQVLGRLHEVSHLLRSAGTLLTLTAKLKNTKDVLRQAELHFELGQLIEDKELKDIEFIQAERAYVLSSRQKIRNLTQMQLVTGLQERNQTQVVNALKIFMNFNTLEKSLENLLATFIADMEQSLKECFAGTDISVLNKADAMRSPTHGGNGAAKAGAARGPGKAPQLTTTQNFRAKFWKSLHWLLYDELYESCTQIKLLKTALEQINQFGYTSESSDQCIPQRFWQRVQQLLRKSFDECSQHVNQTLQEGLSKLLTSARGLEQRLNNEFQFDNELFAPLEVGYVSKCAANLKACLAGVDLPGNETVDNFIRVASTELSAALIDSRLSNAIANVFIACGKELCTKLEAQIKLGADSKQVVDLPNLQQQQNTQLANVLYYYKDSVRRMLNDLQLQFEKTPGAARANIARSLEQADLLIGTILQQIMESIITAISIIILSMHREPGLNTDRLATTGPSMYMKELQEFVSRSWSHHIELFDDKEMTSKCGQELAKRCIELFIHNLCILRPLSSAGRQRLKQDCLHMEQALKPLCPNFAELGKPSRLLRAMSLLIVQSPEELVKQTVGADSLVPSYIVLLLLFGHAGAELQSPHTTANWSNERLIEWLDGHTAEREKLELISGALQRYRDNARRKNIQQYDEIYPMMVDYFELALKAIS; encoded by the exons AT gGTGTCCAATATGATGGCTGCCAGTGCAACCAATGCCAGCAAGGATAAGTCCGTTTTGGAcggtgctgttgctgatgaCGACTACACCTCGGCCATGTCGCACCTGACGATTGGTGTACAGATCCAGGAGCTATCGAAACGGCTGCAGAACACCACCGAAGAGCTGCATCAGCAGGTGCGCGACAAGCATGGTGCACTGCTGCAGCAGGCAACACACGCCGGCCGCTTTGATGCCGCACTCAATTCGCTGGCCGAGGATGTGCAACGCGTGCGCGCCACAGGACATCGTCTGAAATCCCAAGTGGACAACCAATACCAGCTGGTGGAGAATCAAACCCAAGTGCTTGGTCGACTCCATGAGGTGTCACATCTGCTGCGCTCGGCAGGCACATTGCTCACGTTAACGGCCAAGCTGAAGAATACCAAAGATGTGCTGCGACAGGCGGAGCTGCACTTCGAGCTGGGTCAGCTGATAGAAGACAAGGAACTAAAGGACATCGAGTTTATACAGGCGGAGCGCGCCTATGTGTTAAGTTCTAGGCAAAAAATACGAAATTTAACGCAAATGCAGTTGGTCACGGGGCTGCAAGAGCGCAACCAGACGCAGGTGGTCAATGCGCTGAAG ATCTTTATGAACTTTAACACGCTGGAGAAATCACTTGAAAATCTGCTGGCCACGTTCATTGCAGACATGGAGCAATCGCTCAAGGAGTGCTTTGCCGGCACCGACATATCCGTGCTCAACAAGGCGGATGCCATGCGCTCGCCCACGCATGGTGGCAACGGTGCAGCCAAGGCTGGAGCAGCGCGTGGCCCCGGCAAGGCGCCACAACTGACAACGACCCAAAATTTTCGCGCCAAATTCTGGAAATCGCTGCACTGGCTGCTCTACGACGAGCTCTATGAGAGCTGCACACAAATCAAGCTGCTGAAAACGGCGCTGGAGCAGATCAATCAATTTGGCTACACCAGCGAGTCGTCGGATCAGTGCATTCCACAGCGCTTCTGGCAGcgtgtgcagcagctgctgcgtaAATCCTTTGACGAGTGCTCACAGCATGTCAACCAGACGCTCCAGGAGGGTCTGTCCAAGCTGCTAACCTCGGCACGTGGCCTGGAACAGCGGCTAAATAATGAATTCCAGTTCGACAACGAACTCTTTGCGCCCCTCGAGGTCGGCTATGTGAGCAAGTGTGCTGCCAATCTGAAGGCCTGCTTGGCGGGCGTCGATTTGCCCGGCAATGAAACTGTGGATAATTTCATACGTGTCGCATCGACGGAGCTGAGCGCAGCGCTCATTGACAGCCGGCTCAGCAATGCGATTGCCAATGTGTTTATTGCCTGCGGCAAGGAGCTGTGCACCAAGTTGGAAGCACAAATTAAGCTGGGCGCTGACTCCAAGCAGGTCGTCGATTTGCCcaatttgcagcagcagcagaacacgCAACTGGCGAATGTGCTATACTATTACAAGGATTCAGTGCGTCGCATGTTGAATGatctgcagctgcaatttgAGAAAACGCCGGGCGCAGCACGTGCGAACATAGCGCGCTCCTTGGAGCAGGCGGATCTTTTAATTGGCACCATATTGCAGCAGATTATGGAATCGATTATCACAGCTATAAGTATTATCATACTAAGCATGCACCGTGAGCCGGGTCTCAATACGGACAGGCTGGCCACAACCGGTCCATCAATGTACATGAAGGAGCTGCAG GAGTTCGTCAGCCGCTCCTGGTCGCACCACATTGAACTGTTTGATGATAAGGAGATGACCAGTAAATGTGGTCAGGAGCTGGCCAAGCGCTGCATTGAGCTCTTCATACACAACCTATGCATTTTGCGACCCTTGAGCAGCGCTGGCAGACAGCGCCTGAAGCAGGATTGCCTGCACATGGAGCAGGCACTGAAACCACTTTGTCCCAACTTCGCTGAGCTGGGCAAACCGTCGCGTTTGCTGCGCGCCATGTCGCTGCTGATTGTGCAGAGCCCCGAGGAGCTGGTAAAACAAACAGTTGGTGCGGATTCGCTGGTGCCCAGTTATATAGTACTGCTGCTCCTGTTCGGACATGCTGGCGCAGAGCTGCAATCACCACACACCACGGCAAATTGGTCAAATGAGCGTTTGATCGAATGGCTGGACGGGCATACAGCAGAGCGCGAAAAGTTGGAGCTGATATCTGGGGCACTGCAAAGATATCGTGACAATGCCAGGCGCAAGAATATTCAACAATACGATGAAATATATCCCATGATGGTCGATTACTTTGAGCTGGCCTTAAAGGCAATCTCATAA